Below is a genomic region from Nilaparvata lugens isolate BPH chromosome 3, ASM1435652v1, whole genome shotgun sequence.
GAGAAGTTCAGGCGCACGGTACCATAAAGTCACAACTTTCGGTGTCATAGGTCTCACTGGCAGTGAAAACCAACGAGCCAAGCCAAAATCAGCTGCAATTTAAACATATCATTATCACCTTTTGGAAacgaaatgaaaaaatctgatgtggcgcactcacacaactttccttgccgttatgaaaattgatcacctgacgctagtgttcacgcgcatctcaagtctatttataaacaaagatctgagccagctggtgacaggacaataacgctggagacatacgaggtctgctatctcttcatagtgaatcatttaatagaatcaacagttgccaacagtttgcaattgaataatcacattttctcgaatttcgagcttattttcaattttaggtggaaatgttactgaacattaattgtagagattttcatgctcaatcttttccactcgaaattttttgtttaaattgtatctgaagcctgataattgggaatctaaaatcaaactttgcatagatggggtggagctcctgaaatttttacagatatgggacttgtggcagttgatagagcttatcaatgactattataggtataaatttaatcaaaatcgttggagccgttttcgagaaaatcgcgaaaatccctgtttttgacattttctccattttagccaccatcttgaattgcattcaatttgatcgaaattgttcgtgtcggatccttatagtgtaaagatcttacgttccaaatttcaagtcattccgttaattgggatatgagatatcgtgtacacagacgcacatacacacacacacacacacacacacacacagagaccaatatccaaaaactactttttcggacacaggggaccttgaaacgtatagaaatttacaaattggagtaccttaattttttcggaaagcaatactttccttacctatggtaatagggcaaggaaagtaaatatTAAGTCGGATATAAACACTTGACAGAAATATTTTACAACTTCATATTATTAAGGTGAATGAACAGACAAGTATTGTTTATTCTACATGTGTTTTAATCATTCACGTTGATAAAGACTGTGTCCATTATTAGATATAGTAGATTAGTAGATAATGGAGGCTCAAGTAAGTCCTTTTTACTACTCAAActttaatcaatcattcaacacATCATATTGTGTCCTTTCTATTTCGAAAGACAAAATCTATTACACAAAATATAAGATTTCTCTTTAAATAATCACCATGAGCAAACTAATCATATTTACTTAGATTGTTTAAACTAATTCGTAcatctaaataatatttatgaagtTTAAAATTGGTGGAGAGTTACAtccggaagttccacctcgtcTGATAAGTACTACATAATCCGTGAATGAGTCTCACGACTGACATATTTCAGAAGGGACCGCCAATATTGATTGTGTCCATCACGATGTATATCACAGGAATGACCAGGCTAAAAACGTTTGATCATATatgtcatatttatttatttattcatagacaatagatacaatccaGGTGAAAACAATAGGCTACATTCGCCCAAAACTTATTTCaaccttaatttaaaataaaattcatgatttgatttacacacaatttcaagtgaaaaaattgattcaactagaattttaaatttatctaggattatattttgaataatatgtatGCGATCAAACCCAGGACCTCTAGACTACTACATCCGATGGTAACAACTATTTACGCACAAATAAACTCAAGTCTTATGAAGCAGGATAAACatcttataaaaataaatactcACCTATTTTTACGCAGCCCTTGTCAGTCATGAGAAGGTTGGATACTTTGAGATCACGGTGAACAATAAAGTTTTGATGCAAATACTTCAGACCTTTCAGTACTTGAAGCATGATACATTTAACTTGCGATTCAGAAAATGGATTCTGCATGTTGTCCAATAGACTGGCTAAATCTTGCTCACAGTATTCCATCGCGAGGAAAATGCTAGAAAACAAGTAATAATGAAGAACGTTATTTCtcattaaaatacaaattaatatgTTATCTAAATACAGAGTTACTCTAAATGCTGGatccatttttaaaaatgcATAGTTACTAGATTACTTATCAGAAACGAACAACCTTAGTACCAATACAAGAGATAATTCCAAAGTTTCTTCCACATAATTGCCCTGGTTTACATTTTATATGCCTCATCTCAAATGTAGACAGGACATACCTAgacattttattaagcaatgtGATATAATCATTTTACATACACCGACTGACAAAATCACAAAGAGCTAAGAAGTTTTTGGTATCAAATAATGCAACAAGCTATCAAGATACTTTAAAGATTACTCAATCATCTTTCTCAGACGTAAGCTAGGAGAGGGAGTGGCTGGTTGGACGCCATTTCTATGTTAAAACTGAATTCTTGGCTTTAAATGATGATGAGTTTAGTTATGATAAACTATTTGAGTATAgttatgattaatttatttttgatgtaGCCTATACATGTGCCTGTTGTAGCCTACATGAACTGCAAATTATTTGACGTCTATTGATTTTTGTagtttaatgacaataaaatacTATTTCTCCATTTTAATAAACCAAACCAATTATTGTAAATCTGAGTGAACAAATTTTGTGTGACAATAAAATCTGGTGTTCTGTGTACAACGACCAAGTCTACATACAAAGTTATGAAACTTGAAAAACAGCAAACGCTCACCTTTCAAGGCTTTTTCCAACGACAACTTCTTTGAGTTGTACAATATTCTCATGATTACACCTCAATAATACTGATATCTCTCGTAGACCACTCAACGGCATTCCATCCACTTCATGCACCATCCGAACCTTCTTCAGCGCAACTATCTTGTCTGTGGTCGTATCCTTGGCACGATCTGCAAACAGTCATTCACAAAATACAGCTTGTTattgttgtttgtttttgaagggacggattcaaggatctataggttcaaagaaccccacacgtcaaccgaagcttattttGTTCCCAAGAAGTATGATAgttgggcaaaccaatacctacgTCCTTTACAAGAGCCAGGAGTTTTTTCCCTATattaacattccattcatcacctggttgcaatccttgtcgcaatccagtgtgatatgcttgacagtctcttcagactgattagtcctcgtgacctacgtgagttccactcctggccttctttgtaggtccttccgctgaggaaggggcggccaagttgcctccAGGGCGCCCGGctaccctcgactcagcctcttgacccacatttgtacctagagtttcacccatctctggtttCTTGGGTTGTtcttttgcccctccgaaactgtaGCCTATGtatgaatgtataaataaatctataaattctgcagggtcaaaagcctcacctctccccaagaagttttgcctaaatggccgcccttctttgagcaatggtgagttttggcctctccacccacaaactcgtgacctacgtgagttccactcctggcctttttgtaggtcctaccgctgagagaggggacgccaaactgcctctagggtgCCCGACCTTTGACTCAGCCTTTTAatccacatttgtgcctggagtttcacccatctctggtctcttgagtttttctttttgccccagatcccgtgggtttgaaggcaaggcaacttctggagttgccttgaggtccattttagtcgtaTCCTaagacaagcatggatactgtgggtgaattctggttttcaacacattcttgagtacgatgatcgactcaaatctcccccaacccacagggggcttgTTAAGAAATATCTTTCTAGTTTCAtacatgaataattgaatagggcattcaataaaatgcaaaaaataaaaaaaagaaactaTTTTAATGGACTTGAACATTAAATGACTTCGTGGGATAGATTTGTTGCCCTACACGCTTTGAAACAACATTACAGATACAATCATATATTTGTTACATTTTAAAGATTTGCGAATGCTTATAATATTTGTGCATATGCAAGAATGTATATTATGTGATGTAGAATTATCCTGGTACATCCGATAAGTTTCCACTTGAAACTAGATTCGTCGTCTAGTTACTTGAAACTTGTTTCGTCCTCGTCAGTTGATGAATCAGATGAAATCATCAATATACTCGGATAATTCTACATCAtatttatacattatttattgatacaagtAGAAATCATTTAATTATGTATATTCCATTCACAACCTTTCTAGCCAGCATCTGTCACGTTCTGTGAAAGCAAATAATTAGTTTTGTTGAGGATTGAAATGCCTCGGATCTTTAAACAGTGGACATGATTTTGCATTTATCCTAAAAAAGACaaaaacttaaataaaatagaaaaagagatAAGAGGTCGAAGGGCCAACCCTGCTTACTCACCATTCTGGTAAAAATACTGTGTGTGAGTTGTTTCTTGTCGATATGAGTTTCTTCCCTttacattgaataaatatttcattaagTTATGTCGGGAGTATGaacttcaataaatattttcaaaggatgaaatagtagcatttgaaaaataatttgaaactatatttatgttctatacaagtgaaagaatattaaatagaGGATAATTCCTTGAGCATAGTTCCATAGTTAATTATAAATAAGGAAACATAAAGATTAATCTAAACAGTCAGTAGCCTATAGCTTACATTGATCAagtatcaatatttatttatctattcattcataaatggagacaacgggggtCACCCCAAATCTGTCTCCTttacatatttgtacaatacaatattgagattaaaagaatataatatatttatctatGAATAGAACTTACACACGATTCCATAAGTGCCCTCTCCAATCCTGTTCAGTTTTTCGAATTCTGATACAAAACGGCAACGTCCAAactgaaaatgatgtattaaAATAACGAGTTAGAATCATTCTAGAATTGAAGTCAGCGTAAATAATTATACCAATTTCCAAATCACCGATTAGAGAGGAAGGAGGGTTCCTCAATGTTCAAGACTTGAAGAATTCATGTGAAAGAAGTTTAGTtaatttatcatcatcatcatcatcattattattattatctattgctTATTCCATGAGCAGACAAGTGaggacaataatattataaagataaCACTATCCTTAGAACACATCCTCAGTTTCTCATCACAGTAAGAATTGGTGTCAAATTAGTTGATAATTGTTTCGACACACAATGTACGGGCTATCTACAGTTCTTTCTAGCAGGGTAAAATGAATTCTCACTACTCAAGTTATTCAAAAACAACTTTTAAACAAATCAAACCAGTGAATCAAACAAGTCAACACAGTAAAGCAAATCTGGAAAAATGATAGTACTATAATTTCGTTTTCAACGGTTTCCTTCAGTTCATGGAATCTTGCAGAACAAGTACATGGTTCTGGCCGCGACACCACACGTTAACGTCACACCTCCAAGTGGGCACCCTCATATCCCGTGAGGTGTGACAAGCAAACTACTACCAAACGGCACTGCCGAGTCGATAGGCGAGAATCATGGAAGAGTTTAGCCTGCATTGAGTGGAACCACCACTAAATAGTTCCGGCGGTACGTGGGCTGGGCAAGCTCGGACATATCCTCTAACTCATCTACAGGCCAGGAAAAATAATCGTGGCTCCCAATTGTATATGTCACCATGGCGGGCGCTTGCACGTCCACCACACAGGCGCCCAAAGGGGGGCGCGAGCGTTCCGGAAAGAAGGATCAGTAAGAGGATTTTTCGTCATGCTATGATGCTACTAGAGACGGAGGCGTACCCAATTCCCACAGTCGCCCGTGTGTTATGGTTCCCCCTGTTTGACCTTTTCCCTTCACCATGGGAACCAGCAACTTCCAAGATCCAGATGCAGTACTTCAATTCTTCTGGATCTTCCAAGATCCAGTACTTCTTGAGACGGGAGCCAGAACGAATCCAAAAAGAGCTCATCCCGTGAGGGCCATGCCCCTAAGAGTCTCAAGCACCAACCCGATCCCATCAGGGCCAGCACAAATACAAGTACCGAACAAGTACAGTGCACCTTGCTTTTGAGCATAGGAGCACGTTTATAAAGTAAATTGTGCTAATGCTgccaaaaataatattatccgTGCATCAATTAACGCCAATTTTAAGAAATGCTCTCATGGCTGATGCATGTTTCACACTAGTTTAATGATCCATGATTTTGTGATGGAAATACGTTCAAATCAATAAAGTGCAACACTTCAAACAACTGCAGATTAAATTACAGCAAAGTAACAAGTTCACCTTTTCCCTGCGCTACATTTACATCACATCAGACATCACAGGTCACATACACCCAcaactcaatttactgtgaggtaaattttattaataaaaaaaattaatatagtatcatttgaaaaatatggtgtggtgcactcacaaaactttccttgccgtaatgaaaattgatcacatgacgctagtgctcacgcgcatctcaagtctactattcaacgatctgagccagctggtgacaggacaataacgcagGAGACACACGGAgactgctatctcttcatagtgaatgattaatagaatcaacagttgctaacagtttgcaatcgaataatcttattttctcgaatttcgagaaaatagagcttattttcaattttagatgaaaatgttactagactttaattgtagagatttatatgctcaatcttttccacttgaaattttttgttttaattgtatctgaagcctgataattgggaatctaaaatcaaactttgcatagatggggcgtatctcctgaaatttttacagatatgggacttgtggcagttgttagagcttatcaatgacttttcaaggtatgaatttgatcaaaatcgttggagccgttttcgagaaaatctcgaaaacccctgtttttgacaacattttcgtcatttcagccgccatcttgaattgcattcttgaattgaaattgttcgtgtcggatccttatagtgtaaagatcttaagttacaaatttcaagtcattccgttaattgggagatgagatatcgtgtacacagacgcgcgcgcgcacgcacacacacacacacacacacacacacaccaatacccaaaaaccacttttttggactcaggggaccttgaaacgtatagaaatttagaaattggggtatcttaaattttttcggaaagcaatactttctttacctatggtaatagggcaaggaaagtgaaaaagaaTATGTAGGTTAAATTAAACTGACCAAATCCTTTTCCGGAATTTCCATTGCCTTTCCAGTGACAAGAGAAGTGAGGACTCCTTTCCGCGTAATTGGGAAAGTTGGTTCATGTCCTTCTGAAATTTTTTCTTCAGTGTGTCGTTCAACTGGCTTTTCTCTTTCGATTACACGCTTTGGGACAGGCGGAACTGCAAGACAAACACAACgattatagaatatattattgtatatcaAATTTAGTAAGATGAATATTTGATCCGGTAAAAACACCAGAAAATATCGGAGAAATATCTCGGTAAACATTGCCAGAAACTAGTTTGAAttcgaaaaataatattcttcttaCAATGTTTTATTAATCCaatctttcaattttaaataatttaccCTTATTCTAAACGCAACATTAAACCCAGTGTAGGATACAATAGAATAGGATCCTATGAAATAGACAGCATGCAATTTCGCTAATATACTCAAGAAGATAAGAATTCCCACTATATTATCTGAATTGGCTATcgatttcaacaatattatgaataatttagaaatatgcATTGGGATTAATGTTTGCGAGTTGAAAACATAGGCTACCGTATTTTAAAGATCTCTGCCCACTACACCGTATCATAATAGGACCGGTATATCTTCTTCAATCTACAGTTAGTAGGACCATTAGCCAGCCAGATGCGCTGAGTACGTGATGACCTACCCATGATGGCTGGCTATAGGAACGGTACATGCAACAAAATATAGTTCACTAGATCGGTCCGTAACCGTACCGTAAAGGAACGTGCCATGACCGGTCACCGTACGATTTCTCGGAGAGAATATTTTGCTGGTTATAGTTTTTAGTGGTTATTTAGCTGGTTAAGTAATAGTGATAGTttttgaagtaatagtaggtattgatatAACCCGTTTATAACGTGTATGTAAAGTTGTCGATAAGTAGCAGTGAGCATTGGCATCCATGTTACGTGCCGGTCACGTTCCTATACCGGTCCTAGTAAGATACGGTGCAGTGGGCAGAGACATTAAAGCAAAACCTATCCTCTATGTATGGATAATGCTGGTGTGGGCTACACACATAGGCCTATTCTATCAAATctcaattgttttttttttaattccctCTAAAAATAGAAtgcataaatttgaattgtttcAAAGGAGTTATCTAGGTACAACAATCAACTTAGTTCAGTTTGTTGTAACAcaaaggatgaaaaaataacaattgaaaatttgtttacaTTGTAAAAATGAGTCTGCTATgtaagatattatataatatagaaaattatCGAATAAACATTTAATTGTATTCTTCAAGTATGAGTtaaaaaatagttattattaatattaagttTATTATATGGTAACCGGCAGACTAATTTGAGCTCACATATAGGTTAGGTTaactttatataataataattattgctattAAGAATAATCAAATGgagttttaaaaaaaaacatgaatttacCTTCTATCCCATCCATTTTATTTACAGGTAAtagacaaaaataaataaagtaatcaggatttatttataaatacgaCAGAACTGACAATCGAAGTGAATGCAAACTTGTCAACAAAAAGCATAAGTCAATGCCACCTAAATAAGAAAACTAGTTTACTAAATGCTATTCATATTCGGAAGGCGTTGACAAGTTATGTTGATAAGTTCGATTTaggttttaattttcaattgtatttttattttttgaataaatcattGAAACAGAAAATAGCCTATAAAGAATTCAAAACCTCAACGATATCTTGCATCTCATCTCGACgaagcaaaaattgaaaacttgaattgcTCGAATCGAGAGCAGACAATAAAAAAGTTGTTTGAAAAACATACTCAAGTCTATGGAAAAATAGTGTGAATTATTGAATTGCTTGTTGATTTAGAAAACAAATGGAAAACGCAATCCTTGCAGAGTACAAGGAGTTATATTTTTAGTATAGAATTTACTGTTTCATTGTTTCTGAACCAAAAGTTCATACCGAACTAGTTTATTTTTTCTCGAAATATCAGAAGATAGAAAATATCcaatatcaattgaatttaCGTGAATTTTATCATTGTATGATGCTGTATAGTTAAGATTCAGAATACAGTATTATTCCAGTATTTGATGCCAGCGCAACATCCACTACCTATATTGGTCGGGGGCTGTAGCCATCTACACTCTTGCACTTGGCAAGAGTGTGGAAGCGGTATAATaccattgatatagagaataagattaagaagagcgatatccgctatgatgccactgcgctagtgtagctaccagaaatttcgggcaagaagtcgggtatttgtaattttgtattcgctgtgtagaaaaagagcctttttcaaatgataatattttttcattggagcaataaaaaatattcaaagtatggtagtTTCATGCAGTGCTTATGGATGTACGAATCTGCATGCACCAgatagaaatatttcttttcatacataagtatttttatattttcattggtcatgtttcatgcaggcttaggttgattcattatcattatttgtcaagta
It encodes:
- the LOC111056704 gene encoding cyclin-dependent kinase 10 codes for the protein MDGIEVPPVPKRVIEREKPVERHTEEKISEGHEPTFPITRKGVLTSLVTGKAMEIPEKDLFGRCRFVSEFEKLNRIGEGTYGIVYRAKDTTTDKIVALKKVRMVHEVDGMPLSGLREISVLLRCNHENIVQLKEVVVGKSLESIFLAMEYCEQDLASLLDNMQNPFSESQVKCIMLQVLKGLKYLHQNFIVHRDLKVSNLLMTDKGCVKIADFGLARWFSLPVRPMTPKVVTLWYRAPELLLQARTQTTSVDMWAAGCILGELLGHQPLLPGTSEIAQLEQIVDLLGTPSDAIWPEYSSLPALANFSLKAQPYNNLKQKFPWLSPAGLRLLNFLFMYDPKKRATAEECLQSSYFKEQPLPCDPKMMPSFPQHRNLKAGNKANPNQSGGGGGTSQGGATDTGVMDQTMNLPTISDLLGSLVKKRRMD